One segment of Danio aesculapii chromosome 3, fDanAes4.1, whole genome shotgun sequence DNA contains the following:
- the LOC130218388 gene encoding trypsin II-P29-like: MKFNTVFCVVGAVLLIIAGCLGQSDVCGRAPLNTKIIGGLNATEGSWPWQASIHIKSTGDLYCSGSLINKEWVLSSGSGFALVSVSDIVVYLGRLTRNGPNLHEISRTVTKIIKHPNYNSLGSNLALLQLSSSVTFSDYIKPVCLAAAGSVFVDGTESWVTGWGSINAANNAQELKFPDILQEVENPIVNNIECNAAYGGIITDNLLCAGFLNENGKAPCVGDIGSPLVTKQDSLWIQSGIAIYGYCGLPGYPTVYVRVSEYEDWISYYTNSSLPGFVSYPLTLGVGDGGSVNLSSFPLALAFSIIPLFISRFF; encoded by the exons ATGAAGTTTAACACAGTCTTCTGTGTGGTTGGAGCCGTACTTCTCATCATTGCAG GCTGTCTGGGTCAGTCAGATG TCTGTGGTCGAGCGCCTCTCAACACTAAGATTATTGGTGGACTGAATGCAACAGAAGGGTCTTGGCCATGGCAGGCCAGCATTCATATTAAGTCAACAGGAGATTTATATTGCAGTGGGTCTCTGATCAATAAGGAATGGGTTTTGTCTTCAGGTAGTGGCTTTGCGTT AGTCTCTGTTTCTGACATTGTGGTCTACTTGGGACGTCTGACTCGAAATGGCCCAAACCTACATGAGATATCCAGGACAGTGACGAAAATCATCAAGCATCCTAATTATAACAGTCTCGGCAGCAATTTAGCACTTCTCCAGCTCTCTTCCTCCGTGACTTTCAGTGATTACATTAAGCCAGTCTGTCTGGCTGCTGCTGGTAGTGTGTTTGTTGATGGGACAGAGAGTTGGGTCACTGGATGGGGCTCAATCAATGCTGCTAATAACGCGCAGG AACTCAAGTTTCCTGACATACTGCAAGAGGTGGAGAATCCTATTGTGAACAACATTGAATGTAACGCTGCCTATGGAGGAATCATTACAGACAACCTTTTATGTGCTGGATTTTTAAATGAGAATGGAAAAGCCCCATGTGTG GGAGACATTGGAAGTCCACTGGTCACTAAACAGGACTCCCTCTGGATCCAGTCTGGAATTGCGATCTATGGTTATTGTGGTCTACCTGGCTATCCTACTGTGTACGTCAGAGTGTCTGAATATGAAGACTGGATCAGCTACTACACAAACAGCAGTCTGCCTGGATTTGTCTCATATCCGCTCACTCTTGGTGTTGGTGATGGAGGATCAGTCAACCTCTCCTCATTTCCCCTTGCTCTCGCTTTCTCCATCATCCCTCTCTTCATCTCACGCTTCTTTTAA